In Methanomassiliicoccales archaeon, the DNA window TCTACCACGTGGCCGTTCTTGGAACGGTTTTGACGTATGACCCCTTCATCCTGGAAACCGCACTTCTTGTAGGCCTTCCTGGCCCGGACGTTCTCCGTGTCGGTGAACAGCTCCACTCGTCGCATGCCCAGCTCCTCGAAGCTGTAACGCAACAAGGTGGTGATGGCGTCGCTGCCGTAACCCTTTCCCCAGTGATCCTTCTCACCGATCATGATGCCAATGGTGGCCCTTCGATATTTCCAGGCGATCTCTTCCAATCCAGTGTTACCGATGGGTTTTCCCTCCTTGGTGAGTATTGTGAAGGTCATCCTGTCGTTCCGG includes these proteins:
- a CDS encoding GNAT family protein, with protein sequence MLIGEKVNLVAVERSYALLYAKWINDPEVTRWLKADPPISLEMEYGWVDGIHRNDRMTFTILTKEGKPIGNTGLEEIAWKYRRATIGIMIGEKDHWGKGYGSDAITTLLRYSFEELGMRRVELFTDTENVRARKAYKKCGFQDEGVIRQNRSKNGHVVDDVLMSILATEWFAKHPRLQPRA